From a single Arachis hypogaea cultivar Tifrunner chromosome 3, arahy.Tifrunner.gnm2.J5K5, whole genome shotgun sequence genomic region:
- the LOC112791399 gene encoding uncharacterized protein isoform X1, with amino-acid sequence MAFLISSLKLFLFSTWLIFTALGLNLSLPTITYFFSTHVPLTWNLCLTYLKPPYLFLLLNAIILSIAASSIFHHPIPPPSPTHQPLHFAYVTKPSPPLHPPLSIHHDYLPALVDVKPVVVNGITAAPEEEEQYKTATAELTWTPTPETETAELTWTPTPETETAELTWTSTPKTAPSMAPTMDEVWKAITEEQSSAMRKRSKTMKERKKIPMVCGSDDNDKRREAEEVSDDELNRRVEAFIRKFNENMRRQKKQSLNRSLREIGNTVNVYILNKHYQKSGDYQREELSLRITKELIQTLSRRP; translated from the exons ATGGCGTTCCTAATTAGTTCCCTGAAGCTCTTCTTGTTCTCCACGTGGCTCATCTTCACCGCTTTGGGACTCAACCTCTCACTTCCAACCattacttacttcttctccacCCACGTGCCTCTCACGTGGAATCTCTGCCTCACGTACCTCAAGCCACCctatctcttcctcctcctcaacgCCATCATCCTCTCTATCGCCGCCTCCTCCATCTTCCACCACCCTATTCCTCCTCCGTCTCCTACTCACCAACCGCTTCATTTTGCTTACGTCACCAAACCATCCCCACCACTACATCCGCCCTTATCCATACACCACGATTATCTTCCTGCTCTCGTCGACGTCAAGCCTGTCGTCGTTAACGGCATCACAGCCGCGCCCGAAGAAGAGGAACAATACAAAACGGCCACGGCGGAGTTGACGTGGACACCGACGCCGGAGACAGAGACGGCGGAGTTGACGTGGACACCGACGCCGGAGACAGAGACAGCGGAGTTGACGTGGACATCGACACCGAAGACGGCTCCGTCGATGGCGCCGACGATGGATGAGGTGTGGAAGGCGATAACGGAGGAACAATCGAGTGCGATGAGGAAGAGATCGAAAACGATGAAGGAGCGGAAGAAGATTCCGATGGTATGTGGCAGCGACGATAATGACAAGAGGAGAGAGGCGGAGGAGGTGAGTGATGATGAGTTGAATCGGCGAGTTGAAGCGTTCATAAGGAAGTTCAACGAAAATATGAGGCGGCAGAAGAAACAATCACTGAATCGTTCGCTACGTGAAATTGGAAACACTG TCAACGTCTACATACTCAACAAACACTACCAGAAAAGCGGTGATTACCAACGGGAAG AACTGTCACTGAGAATTACTAAG GAGCTCATTCAAACTTTGAGTCGCAGACCTTAA
- the LOC112791399 gene encoding uncharacterized protein isoform X4 gives MAFLISSLKLFLFSTWLIFTALGLNLSLPTITYFFSTHVPLTWNLCLTYLKPPYLFLLLNAIILSIAASSIFHHPIPPPSPTHQPLHFAYVTKPSPPLHPPLSIHHDYLPALVDVKPVVVNGITAAPEEEEQYKTATAELTWTPTPETETAELTWTPTPETETAELTWTSTPKTAPSMAPTMDEVWKAITEEQSSAMRKRSKTMKERKKIPMVCGSDDNDKRREAEEVSDDELNRRVEAFIRKFNENMRRQKKQSLNRSLREIGNTVNVYILNKHYQKSGDYQREGTHER, from the exons ATGGCGTTCCTAATTAGTTCCCTGAAGCTCTTCTTGTTCTCCACGTGGCTCATCTTCACCGCTTTGGGACTCAACCTCTCACTTCCAACCattacttacttcttctccacCCACGTGCCTCTCACGTGGAATCTCTGCCTCACGTACCTCAAGCCACCctatctcttcctcctcctcaacgCCATCATCCTCTCTATCGCCGCCTCCTCCATCTTCCACCACCCTATTCCTCCTCCGTCTCCTACTCACCAACCGCTTCATTTTGCTTACGTCACCAAACCATCCCCACCACTACATCCGCCCTTATCCATACACCACGATTATCTTCCTGCTCTCGTCGACGTCAAGCCTGTCGTCGTTAACGGCATCACAGCCGCGCCCGAAGAAGAGGAACAATACAAAACGGCCACGGCGGAGTTGACGTGGACACCGACGCCGGAGACAGAGACGGCGGAGTTGACGTGGACACCGACGCCGGAGACAGAGACAGCGGAGTTGACGTGGACATCGACACCGAAGACGGCTCCGTCGATGGCGCCGACGATGGATGAGGTGTGGAAGGCGATAACGGAGGAACAATCGAGTGCGATGAGGAAGAGATCGAAAACGATGAAGGAGCGGAAGAAGATTCCGATGGTATGTGGCAGCGACGATAATGACAAGAGGAGAGAGGCGGAGGAGGTGAGTGATGATGAGTTGAATCGGCGAGTTGAAGCGTTCATAAGGAAGTTCAACGAAAATATGAGGCGGCAGAAGAAACAATCACTGAATCGTTCGCTACGTGAAATTGGAAACACTG TCAACGTCTACATACTCAACAAACACTACCAGAAAAGCGGTGATTACCAACGGGAAGGTACTCACGAACGATAA
- the LOC112791399 gene encoding uncharacterized protein isoform X5 produces the protein MAFLISSLKLFLFSTWLIFTALGLNLSLPTITYFFSTHVPLTWNLCLTYLKPPYLFLLLNAIILSIAASSIFHHPIPPPSPTHQPLHFAYVTKPSPPLHPPLSIHHDYLPALVDVKPVVVNGITAAPEEEEQYKTATAELTWTPTPETETAELTWTPTPETETAELTWTSTPKTAPSMAPTMDEVWKAITEEQSSAMRKRSKTMKERKKIPMVCGSDDNDKRREAEEVSDDELNRRVEAFIRKFNENMRRQKKQSLNRSLREIGNTVVVRASTIIYIEVRSNLD, from the exons ATGGCGTTCCTAATTAGTTCCCTGAAGCTCTTCTTGTTCTCCACGTGGCTCATCTTCACCGCTTTGGGACTCAACCTCTCACTTCCAACCattacttacttcttctccacCCACGTGCCTCTCACGTGGAATCTCTGCCTCACGTACCTCAAGCCACCctatctcttcctcctcctcaacgCCATCATCCTCTCTATCGCCGCCTCCTCCATCTTCCACCACCCTATTCCTCCTCCGTCTCCTACTCACCAACCGCTTCATTTTGCTTACGTCACCAAACCATCCCCACCACTACATCCGCCCTTATCCATACACCACGATTATCTTCCTGCTCTCGTCGACGTCAAGCCTGTCGTCGTTAACGGCATCACAGCCGCGCCCGAAGAAGAGGAACAATACAAAACGGCCACGGCGGAGTTGACGTGGACACCGACGCCGGAGACAGAGACGGCGGAGTTGACGTGGACACCGACGCCGGAGACAGAGACAGCGGAGTTGACGTGGACATCGACACCGAAGACGGCTCCGTCGATGGCGCCGACGATGGATGAGGTGTGGAAGGCGATAACGGAGGAACAATCGAGTGCGATGAGGAAGAGATCGAAAACGATGAAGGAGCGGAAGAAGATTCCGATGGTATGTGGCAGCGACGATAATGACAAGAGGAGAGAGGCGGAGGAGGTGAGTGATGATGAGTTGAATCGGCGAGTTGAAGCGTTCATAAGGAAGTTCAACGAAAATATGAGGCGGCAGAAGAAACAATCACTGAATCGTTCGCTACGTGAAATTGGAAACACTG TAGTGGTCCGCGCTTCAACCATAATATATATAGAGGTCAGAAGTAACCTTGATTGA
- the LOC140183592 gene encoding uncharacterized protein, translating to MIKCPCPKCGFQLMQTREEAYDHLLLRPFLPVYTIWVRHGEKPVEERPGLGREDENLISQVNQMHQMVNDAFNFTIQNGSEDITTIEHAEDDEDVLPSLYEGPSRVAQDFNDLLSDGEQELYPGCSKYSKLSFLVKLYHIKCMCSVSDKAITMILDLLRDAFEQAKLPKTVYEARKTIRKLGIEYTKIDACPNDCMLYRGDDENLTRCKKCGCSRWKQKPKKGSIIRLNVPVKRKGKPIAAKSLRYFPLIPRLQRLFMCSKTSSDMLWHKQASNNDGFLRHPRDAEAWKKFDAKYTNFSADPRNVCLALASDGFNPFGNMSTKYSIWPVILIPYNLPP from the coding sequence ATGATAAAGTGTCCATGTCCTAAATGCGGGTTTCAACTTATGCAAACAAGAGAGGAGGCATACGACCATCTGTTGTTACGACCATTTCTCCCTGTATATACTATTTGGGTGCGTCATGGTGAGAAGCCGGTTGAAGAGAGGCCTGGATTGGGACGAGAAGATGAAAATCTGATATCCCAAGTGAATCAAATGCACCAAATGGTCAACGATGCATTCAACTTCACGATACAAAATGGGAGTGAGGACATCACAACAATCGAGCATGCAGAAGATGATGAAGACGTGTTACCGAGCTTGTATGAAGGTCCAAGTCGCGTGGCGCAGGATTTTAACGATCTACTGTCAGATGGAGAGCAGGAGTTATATCCCGGATGCTCAAAGTACTCCAAATTATCGTTTTTAGTTAAGCTTTATCATATCAAGTGTATGTGCAGTGTGAGTGATAAGGCAATAACAATGATTCTTGACTTGCTGCGCGACGCATTCGAACAAGCAAAACTCCCAAAGACAGTGTATGAAGCTAGGAAGACTATAAGAAAGCTGGGTATTGAATACACCAAGATAGATGCTTGTCCAAATGACTGTATGTTGTATCGAGGTGATGATGAGAACCTGACTAGGTGCAAGAAATGTGGATGTTCAAGATGGAAGCAGAAGCCTAAAAAGGGATCTATTATTAGGCTCAACGTACCagtaaagagaaaaggaaaacctATAGCAGCCAAGAGTCTTCGTTACTTTCCCCTCATACCACGACTGCAGCGGTTATTCATGTGCAGCAAGACATCGAGTGATATGTTATGGCATAAACAGGCGTCTAATAACGATGGTTTCCTTAGGCATCCAAGGGACGCTGAAGCATGGAAAAAGTTTGATGCAAAGTATACTAATTTTTCCGCGGATCCGCGCAATGTTTGCCTAGCCTTGGCGAGCGATGGATTTAATCCCTTTGGGAATATGAGCACAAAGTACTCCATCTGGCCTGTGATTCTTATTCCGTATAATTTACCACCCTGA
- the LOC112791399 gene encoding uncharacterized protein isoform X7, with protein MAFLISSLKLFLFSTWLIFTALGLNLSLPTITYFFSTHVPLTWNLCLTYLKPPYLFLLLNAIILSIAASSIFHHPIPPPSPTHQPLHFAYVTKPSPPLHPPLSIHHDYLPALVDVKPVVVNGITAAPEEEEQYKTATAELTWTPTPETETAELTWTPTPETETAELTWTSTPKTAPSMAPTMDEVWKAITEEQSSAMRKRSKTMKERKKIPMVCGSDDNDKRREAEEVSDDELNRRVEAFIRKFNENMRRQKKQSLNRSLREIGNTGKPCQ; from the coding sequence ATGGCGTTCCTAATTAGTTCCCTGAAGCTCTTCTTGTTCTCCACGTGGCTCATCTTCACCGCTTTGGGACTCAACCTCTCACTTCCAACCattacttacttcttctccacCCACGTGCCTCTCACGTGGAATCTCTGCCTCACGTACCTCAAGCCACCctatctcttcctcctcctcaacgCCATCATCCTCTCTATCGCCGCCTCCTCCATCTTCCACCACCCTATTCCTCCTCCGTCTCCTACTCACCAACCGCTTCATTTTGCTTACGTCACCAAACCATCCCCACCACTACATCCGCCCTTATCCATACACCACGATTATCTTCCTGCTCTCGTCGACGTCAAGCCTGTCGTCGTTAACGGCATCACAGCCGCGCCCGAAGAAGAGGAACAATACAAAACGGCCACGGCGGAGTTGACGTGGACACCGACGCCGGAGACAGAGACGGCGGAGTTGACGTGGACACCGACGCCGGAGACAGAGACAGCGGAGTTGACGTGGACATCGACACCGAAGACGGCTCCGTCGATGGCGCCGACGATGGATGAGGTGTGGAAGGCGATAACGGAGGAACAATCGAGTGCGATGAGGAAGAGATCGAAAACGATGAAGGAGCGGAAGAAGATTCCGATGGTATGTGGCAGCGACGATAATGACAAGAGGAGAGAGGCGGAGGAGGTGAGTGATGATGAGTTGAATCGGCGAGTTGAAGCGTTCATAAGGAAGTTCAACGAAAATATGAGGCGGCAGAAGAAACAATCACTGAATCGTTCGCTACGTGAAATTGGAAACACTGGTAAACCCTGCCAGTGA
- the LOC112791399 gene encoding uncharacterized protein isoform X2, translated as MAFLISSLKLFLFSTWLIFTALGLNLSLPTITYFFSTHVPLTWNLCLTYLKPPYLFLLLNAIILSIAASSIFHHPIPPPSPTHQPLHFAYVTKPSPPLHPPLSIHHDYLPALVDVKPVVVNGITAAPEEEEQYKTATAELTWTPTPETETAELTWTPTPETETAELTWTSTPKTAPSMAPTMDEVWKAITEEQSSAMRKRSKTMKERKKIPMVCGSDDNDKRREAEEVSDDELNRRVEAFIRKFNENMRRQKKQSLNRSLREIGNTVNVYILNKHYQKSGDYQREGIQIVTFFLPPSQNCH; from the exons ATGGCGTTCCTAATTAGTTCCCTGAAGCTCTTCTTGTTCTCCACGTGGCTCATCTTCACCGCTTTGGGACTCAACCTCTCACTTCCAACCattacttacttcttctccacCCACGTGCCTCTCACGTGGAATCTCTGCCTCACGTACCTCAAGCCACCctatctcttcctcctcctcaacgCCATCATCCTCTCTATCGCCGCCTCCTCCATCTTCCACCACCCTATTCCTCCTCCGTCTCCTACTCACCAACCGCTTCATTTTGCTTACGTCACCAAACCATCCCCACCACTACATCCGCCCTTATCCATACACCACGATTATCTTCCTGCTCTCGTCGACGTCAAGCCTGTCGTCGTTAACGGCATCACAGCCGCGCCCGAAGAAGAGGAACAATACAAAACGGCCACGGCGGAGTTGACGTGGACACCGACGCCGGAGACAGAGACGGCGGAGTTGACGTGGACACCGACGCCGGAGACAGAGACAGCGGAGTTGACGTGGACATCGACACCGAAGACGGCTCCGTCGATGGCGCCGACGATGGATGAGGTGTGGAAGGCGATAACGGAGGAACAATCGAGTGCGATGAGGAAGAGATCGAAAACGATGAAGGAGCGGAAGAAGATTCCGATGGTATGTGGCAGCGACGATAATGACAAGAGGAGAGAGGCGGAGGAGGTGAGTGATGATGAGTTGAATCGGCGAGTTGAAGCGTTCATAAGGAAGTTCAACGAAAATATGAGGCGGCAGAAGAAACAATCACTGAATCGTTCGCTACGTGAAATTGGAAACACTG TCAACGTCTACATACTCAACAAACACTACCAGAAAAGCGGTGATTACCAACGGGAAG GAATCCAGATAGTTACTTTTTTTCTCCCTCCTTCCCAGAACTGTCACTGA
- the LOC140183593 gene encoding uncharacterized protein: MYEQLIRFKFPISNNQVEYKPLLGGLALAKEVGATRLEVCSDSQVITSQANGSYQARDSLLQKYLEKVKELSKTFEEVMIRHIPRERNTRADLLFKLVSTKLGEGNRSLIQGMMKEPAVNLHLSRLSPSWLDPITSFLESGKLPDDEKGAKALRREAAKYAIIQGRLFKKGLSQPLMKCLHPNQTDYVLREVHERCCGHHIGGKALARKLIRAGYYWPSMMADSKEFVRKCIKCQENANFHKAPASELSLLTTS, encoded by the coding sequence ATGTATGAGCAATTAATCAGATTCAAATTCCCCATTTCAAACAATCAAGTAGAATACAAGCCCCTTCTAGGAGGTTTAGCCCTGGCAAAGGAAGTCGGAGCGACGAGGCTGGAGGTATGCAGCGATTCACAAGTCATTACCTCGCAAGCAAACGGAAGCTATCAAGCTAGAGACTCACTATTacaaaaatacttggaaaaagTCAAGGAACTGAGTAAAACATTCGAGGAAGTCATGATCCGACACATTCCAAGAGAAAGAAACACGCGGGCAGACCTACTATTCAAGTTGGTCAGCACGAAACTGGGAGAAGGCAACCGATCTCTCATACAGGGCATGATGAAGGAGCCAGCGGTCAACCTGCACCTGTCAAGATTGAGTCCCTCCTGGCTAGACCCCATCACTAGTTTCTTGGAAAGCGGCAAGCTTCCCGACGACGAAAAGGGTGCCAAAGCATTGAGGAGGGAGGCAGCAAAGTACGCTATCATTCAGGGACGGCTATTCAAAAAAGGACTCAGTCAACCCCTGATGAAGTGCCTACACCCTAATCAGACGGACTACGTGCTCAGAGAAGTCCACGAGAGATGCTGCGGCCACCACATAGGGGGAAAAGCCCTAGCCAGGAAGCTAATTCGAGCAGGATACTACTGGCCTTCGATGATGGCAGATTCTAAAGAATTCGTGAGAAAGTGCATTAAGTGTCAAgagaacgccaacttccacaaagcaCCAGCTTCGGAGCTGAGTCTGTTAACGACCTCCTGA
- the LOC112791399 gene encoding uncharacterized protein isoform X3 gives MAFLISSLKLFLFSTWLIFTALGLNLSLPTITYFFSTHVPLTWNLCLTYLKPPYLFLLLNAIILSIAASSIFHHPIPPPSPTHQPLHFAYVTKPSPPLHPPLSIHHDYLPALVDVKPVVVNGITAAPEEEEQYKTATAELTWTPTPETETAELTWTPTPETETAELTWTSTPKTAPSMAPTMDEVWKAITEEQSSAMRKRSKTMKERKKIPMVCGSDDNDKRREAEEVSDDELNRRVEAFIRKFNENMRRQKKQSLNRSLREIGNTVNVYILNKHYQKSGDYQREGCSFFQESR, from the exons ATGGCGTTCCTAATTAGTTCCCTGAAGCTCTTCTTGTTCTCCACGTGGCTCATCTTCACCGCTTTGGGACTCAACCTCTCACTTCCAACCattacttacttcttctccacCCACGTGCCTCTCACGTGGAATCTCTGCCTCACGTACCTCAAGCCACCctatctcttcctcctcctcaacgCCATCATCCTCTCTATCGCCGCCTCCTCCATCTTCCACCACCCTATTCCTCCTCCGTCTCCTACTCACCAACCGCTTCATTTTGCTTACGTCACCAAACCATCCCCACCACTACATCCGCCCTTATCCATACACCACGATTATCTTCCTGCTCTCGTCGACGTCAAGCCTGTCGTCGTTAACGGCATCACAGCCGCGCCCGAAGAAGAGGAACAATACAAAACGGCCACGGCGGAGTTGACGTGGACACCGACGCCGGAGACAGAGACGGCGGAGTTGACGTGGACACCGACGCCGGAGACAGAGACAGCGGAGTTGACGTGGACATCGACACCGAAGACGGCTCCGTCGATGGCGCCGACGATGGATGAGGTGTGGAAGGCGATAACGGAGGAACAATCGAGTGCGATGAGGAAGAGATCGAAAACGATGAAGGAGCGGAAGAAGATTCCGATGGTATGTGGCAGCGACGATAATGACAAGAGGAGAGAGGCGGAGGAGGTGAGTGATGATGAGTTGAATCGGCGAGTTGAAGCGTTCATAAGGAAGTTCAACGAAAATATGAGGCGGCAGAAGAAACAATCACTGAATCGTTCGCTACGTGAAATTGGAAACACTG TCAACGTCTACATACTCAACAAACACTACCAGAAAAGCGGTGATTACCAACGGGAAG GGTGCAGTTTTTTTCAGGAATCCAGATAG
- the LOC112791399 gene encoding uncharacterized protein isoform X6, with the protein MAFLISSLKLFLFSTWLIFTALGLNLSLPTITYFFSTHVPLTWNLCLTYLKPPYLFLLLNAIILSIAASSIFHHPIPPPSPTHQPLHFAYVTKPSPPLHPPLSIHHDYLPALVDVKPVVVNGITAAPEEEEQYKTATAELTWTPTPETETAELTWTPTPETETAELTWTSTPKTAPSMAPTMDEVWKAITEEQSSAMRKRSKTMKERKKIPMVCGSDDNDKRREAEEVSDDELNRRVEAFIRKFNENMRRQKKQSLNRSLREIGNTVVRASTIIYIEVRSNLD; encoded by the exons ATGGCGTTCCTAATTAGTTCCCTGAAGCTCTTCTTGTTCTCCACGTGGCTCATCTTCACCGCTTTGGGACTCAACCTCTCACTTCCAACCattacttacttcttctccacCCACGTGCCTCTCACGTGGAATCTCTGCCTCACGTACCTCAAGCCACCctatctcttcctcctcctcaacgCCATCATCCTCTCTATCGCCGCCTCCTCCATCTTCCACCACCCTATTCCTCCTCCGTCTCCTACTCACCAACCGCTTCATTTTGCTTACGTCACCAAACCATCCCCACCACTACATCCGCCCTTATCCATACACCACGATTATCTTCCTGCTCTCGTCGACGTCAAGCCTGTCGTCGTTAACGGCATCACAGCCGCGCCCGAAGAAGAGGAACAATACAAAACGGCCACGGCGGAGTTGACGTGGACACCGACGCCGGAGACAGAGACGGCGGAGTTGACGTGGACACCGACGCCGGAGACAGAGACAGCGGAGTTGACGTGGACATCGACACCGAAGACGGCTCCGTCGATGGCGCCGACGATGGATGAGGTGTGGAAGGCGATAACGGAGGAACAATCGAGTGCGATGAGGAAGAGATCGAAAACGATGAAGGAGCGGAAGAAGATTCCGATGGTATGTGGCAGCGACGATAATGACAAGAGGAGAGAGGCGGAGGAGGTGAGTGATGATGAGTTGAATCGGCGAGTTGAAGCGTTCATAAGGAAGTTCAACGAAAATATGAGGCGGCAGAAGAAACAATCACTGAATCGTTCGCTACGTGAAATTGGAAACACTG TGGTCCGCGCTTCAACCATAATATATATAGAGGTCAGAAGTAACCTTGATTGA
- the LOC112782048 gene encoding uncharacterized protein, translating to MWTISDFPGLGNLSGWNTHSGLACPTCNLDAKPHRLKDSQKWCFMGHRRFLNQGHKYRLDRNRFDGQVEGRDPPKKLSGTDVLRQQSNVHVSFGKSSSVTSKKRRNGQDADEDDSHWKKKSVFFDLPYWEDQMLRHNLDVMHIEKNVCDNVVFTILNDSSKSKDNLKARRDLQCMGIRPELWLGEGGKYPSAIFAMSNSQRDVFLKTLQNVIFSDGYSSNVARCVDLRQRKLFGLKSHDCHILMEQLLPILVKFSLPSSVSNVIANLSSFFRELCGKAINPMQLAELQNHIVQTLCQMEMIFPPSFFTVMVHLTVHLVDEVTLGGPVHYRWMYPIERYLGRLKQYVRNRAQPEGSIAEGYLSEEILTFCSRYLDNIKTRINRPGRVDDEPVDVPHNSEESIFPAIGKALGAVSHFELTPMEKHQAHQHVLVNCDAVVPFLDTFREKTKRSMHHQTRSPAKIDSVVHAEFPRWFNAQVLLESTIQSKELKLLACGPMTQARRFGAYNVNGYKFRTVTKENGIKTQNSRVYVSSNMRSYASMRDNRVAVGGVPYYGKIIDIIELNYSCSFTVVLFKCVWADTTTSRGIKQDYLGLTSVNFSHPIHTGNREEDEPYILASEAQLVYYVDDEVAKEWSVVVHEKPRDLYDMGEENEEAEVGFSPQPGLNMSAEGDIGDLLLTREEDIEDLIENVSENFDDVA from the exons ATGTGGACTATCAGCGACTTTCCAGGATTGGGAAACCTATCCGGCTGGAATACGCACAGTGGGTTAGCCTGTCCTACGTGTAACTTAGATGCTAAGCCACATCGGCTGAAAGACAGTCAAAAATGGTGTTTCATGGGCCATCGACGCTTTTTAAAccagggacacaaatacagactaGACCGGAATAGATTTGATGGGCAGGTCGAAGGTAGAGACCCGCCAAAGAAGTTATCCGGAACAGATGTATTGAGGCAGCAGTCTAATGTGCACGTTTCATTTGGGAAGAGTTCAAGTGTGACATCTAAAAAAAGACGCAATGGCCAGGATGCGGATGAAGATGATTCACATTGGAAGAAAAAGAGTGTTTTCTTTGACCTCCCGTACTGGGAGGATCAGATGTTGCGTCATAACCTCGATGTGATGCATATAGAGAAAAACGTGTGTGACAATGTGGTATTCACTATCTTAAACGATAGCAGCAAATCAAAGGACAATCTAAAAGCTCGCAGAGATTTACAATGCATGGGTATAAGGCCTGAATTATGGCTGGGGGAAGGTGGTAAATATCCTTCTGCAATATTTGCGATGTCAAATTCACAGAGGGATGTTTTCTTGAAGACTTTGCAGAATGTGATATTTTCAGATGGTTACTCTAGCAACGTTGCTCGTTGTGTTGATTTGCGACAGCGCAAGTTATTTGGGTTGAAAAGTCATGACTGTCATATTCTGATGGAACAATTACTCCCAATTTTGGTGAAGTTTTCACTTCCAAGTTCGGTGTCCAATGTGATTGCAAATTTGTCGTCATTTTTCCGAGAACTTTGTGGGAAAGCCATAAACCCTATGCAGCTTGCTGAGCTTCAGAATCATATTGTGCAAACCTTGTGTCAGATGGAAATGATttttcctccatccttcttcaccgTCATGGTTCACCTCACCGTGCATCTCGTTGATGAGGTTACTCTTGGTGGACCCGTACATTATAGGTGGATGTATCCAATAGAAAG GTATTTAGGACGTCTGAAGCAATATGTTCGTAATAGAGCACAACCGGAAGGCTCAATTGCAGAAGGCTATTTATCTGAGGAAATCCTGACTTTCTGTTCTAGGTATTTGGATAATATTAAGACTAGAATTAACCGACCAGGGCGAGTTGACGATGAGCCTGTTGACGTTCCTCACAATTCAGAGGAGAGTATCTTCCCAGCTATTGGCAAGGCATTAGGGGCAGTTTCGCATTTCGAACTCACTCCAATGGAAAAACATCAAGCTCATCAGCATGTGCTAGTCAACTGCGATGCCGTTGTTCCGTTCCTTGA TACATTTAGGGAAAAGACAAAGCGAAGCATGCATCATCAGACAAGGTCCCCAGCTAAGATTGATAGTGTCGTCCATGCAGAATTTCCTCGGTGGTTCAATGCTCAG GTTCTTCTGGAAAGTACTATTCAATCGAAAGAGCTGAAGTTGCTTGCGTGCGGTCCCATGACTCAGGCCAGACGTTTTGGGGCATATAATGTTAACGGGTACAAGTTTCGAACTGTCACAAAGGAAAACGGGATAAAAACACAAAATAGTAGAGTATATGTATCATCTAATATGAGAAGTTATGCAAGCATGCGTGATAATAGAGTGGCTGTTGGTGGTGTTCCGTATTACGGAAAAATTATAGacataattgagttgaattacAGTTGTTCCTTCACAGTGGTATTGTTCAAATGTGTTTGGGCTGATACCACTACCAGTAGAGGCATCAAACAAGACTATTTGGGGCTTACCAGCGTTAATTTCTCTCATCCAATACACACTGGTAATCGTGAAGAAGATGAACCGTACATATTGGCATCAGAAGCTCAGCTTGTATACTATGTGGATGATGAAGTAGCTAAAGAATGGAGTGTTGTGGTTCATGAGAAACCAAGGGATTTGTATGACAtgggagaagagaatgaagaagctGAAGTTGGTTTTTCTCCGCAACCAGGGTTGAACATGTCAGCGGAAGGTGACATTGGAGATTTACTGTTGACAAGGGAGGAGGATATAGAAGACCTCATAGAAAATGTCTCAGAGAATTTCGATGATGTCGCATAA